A DNA window from Buttiauxella agrestis contains the following coding sequences:
- a CDS encoding metal ABC transporter substrate-binding protein, with the protein MKRFGMMIALVLACSSQATLAKNLNVVASFTVLADMAKQVGGEHVTVKSLVGPDGDPHSFEPSPQDSVALSKADVVIVSGLGMEGWMDRLVSASGYKGKVIVASEGVSTRKMEEEGKQVTDPHAWNSAENGAIYAQNITKALMAADPEDAATISESGTEYVTRLKLLDSWAKTCFESIPKSHRKVLTSHDAFGYFGQEYGVTFLAPVGFSTEAEASASDVATLIKQLKNQHIKTYFIENQTDPRLVKQIAAASGAQPGGELYPEALSPAGGPASTYEMAFKHNVDAIANSMK; encoded by the coding sequence ATGAAACGTTTTGGGATGATGATTGCATTGGTGCTGGCTTGCTCCAGCCAGGCGACACTCGCTAAAAACCTCAATGTGGTTGCCAGTTTTACGGTGCTGGCTGATATGGCAAAACAGGTTGGCGGTGAGCATGTGACGGTGAAAAGTCTGGTGGGGCCAGATGGTGATCCCCATAGCTTTGAACCTTCACCACAAGACAGCGTCGCGTTAAGCAAAGCTGACGTGGTTATTGTGAGCGGGCTGGGTATGGAAGGGTGGATGGACCGCCTGGTGAGTGCGTCAGGATATAAAGGCAAAGTGATTGTCGCTTCCGAAGGCGTTTCCACTCGTAAAATGGAGGAGGAGGGTAAGCAAGTTACCGACCCGCACGCCTGGAACAGTGCCGAAAACGGAGCTATCTACGCACAAAATATTACTAAAGCGCTGATGGCTGCCGACCCTGAAGATGCGGCAACAATTAGCGAGAGCGGCACCGAGTATGTCACCCGCTTGAAGCTGCTGGATAGTTGGGCGAAAACGTGTTTTGAGTCTATTCCAAAATCACACCGCAAAGTGCTCACCAGCCACGATGCATTCGGGTATTTTGGCCAGGAGTATGGCGTCACTTTCCTGGCGCCAGTGGGTTTTTCAACAGAAGCTGAAGCGAGCGCCAGCGATGTTGCGACACTCATTAAGCAGCTTAAAAACCAGCACATCAAAACTTACTTTATTGAGAATCAGACCGACCCTCGCCTGGTAAAACAAATTGCTGCGGCCAGTGGCGCGCAGCCGGGTGGCGAGCTTTATCCTGAAGCACTTTCACCCGCAGGCGGCCCAGCCAGCACCTATGAAATGGCGTTTAAACACAATGTGGACGCCATCGCTAACAGCATGAAGTGA
- the pncC gene encoding nicotinamide-nucleotide amidase, with protein sequence MTEKTLRQLSHQVGEALGQLGATLTTAESCTGGWIAKVITDVSGSSAWFERGFVTYSNEAKHQMIGVDSGTLETHGAVSEAVVREMAQGALYAAAADFAVAVSGIAGPNGGSAEKPVGTVWFGFASKKDGTVAHHQCFDGDRDSVRRQATEYALQTLWEEFLKNKLDTV encoded by the coding sequence ATGACAGAGAAAACATTGCGTCAATTAAGTCACCAGGTCGGTGAAGCACTGGGTCAGCTCGGTGCCACTCTTACCACTGCTGAATCTTGTACTGGTGGCTGGATTGCGAAAGTGATTACTGATGTTTCGGGCAGTTCCGCCTGGTTTGAACGCGGCTTTGTTACCTACAGTAATGAAGCAAAACATCAGATGATTGGTGTTGACAGCGGCACCCTGGAAACTCACGGCGCAGTGAGTGAAGCCGTAGTGCGCGAAATGGCGCAAGGGGCGTTATACGCGGCCGCAGCTGACTTCGCGGTTGCCGTCAGCGGAATTGCCGGGCCAAATGGCGGCAGTGCTGAAAAACCAGTCGGTACGGTGTGGTTTGGTTTTGCTTCAAAGAAAGATGGAACGGTTGCACACCATCAATGTTTTGATGGCGACCGTGACTCAGTTCGCCGCCAGGCCACGGAATACGCACTGCAAACTCTGTGGGAAGAATTTCTCAAAAATAAGCTTGATACTGTATGA
- the recA gene encoding recombinase RecA, translated as MAIDENKQKALAAALGQIEKQFGKGSIMRLGEDRTMDVETISTGSLSLDIALGAGGLPMGRIVEIYGPESSGKTTLTLQVIAAAQREGKTCAFIDAEHALDPVYAKKLGVDIDNLLCSQPDTGEQALEICDALARSGAVDVLVVDSVAALTPKAEIEGEIGDSHMGLAARMMSQAMRKLAGNLKQSNTLLIFINQIRMKIGVMFGNPETTTGGNALKFYASVRLDIRRIGAVKDGDNVVGSETRVKVVKNKIAAPFKQAEFQIMYGEGINFYGELVDLGVKHKLIEKAGAWYSYNGEKIGQGKSNSSNFLKENKPMAVEIEKKLRDMLLNNQDGTPDFVVDDHDKDVAETKEDF; from the coding sequence ATGGCTATCGACGAAAACAAACAGAAGGCGTTAGCGGCAGCACTTGGCCAAATTGAAAAACAATTTGGTAAAGGCTCCATCATGCGTCTGGGTGAAGACCGTACCATGGACGTGGAAACGATCTCTACCGGTTCACTTTCACTGGATATCGCTCTGGGGGCCGGTGGCCTGCCAATGGGTCGTATCGTTGAAATCTACGGGCCAGAGTCTTCTGGTAAAACGACGCTGACTTTGCAAGTTATCGCCGCCGCTCAACGTGAAGGTAAAACGTGTGCGTTTATCGATGCCGAGCACGCTCTGGACCCGGTTTACGCTAAAAAACTGGGCGTAGATATCGACAACCTGCTGTGCTCCCAGCCAGATACTGGTGAGCAAGCGTTGGAAATCTGTGATGCCCTGGCACGTTCTGGTGCTGTAGACGTACTGGTTGTTGACTCCGTTGCTGCACTGACGCCGAAAGCTGAAATTGAAGGCGAAATCGGTGACTCTCACATGGGTCTTGCGGCACGTATGATGAGCCAGGCCATGCGTAAACTGGCAGGCAACCTTAAGCAATCCAACACCCTGCTTATCTTCATCAACCAGATTCGTATGAAAATTGGTGTGATGTTTGGTAACCCAGAAACCACTACGGGTGGTAACGCGCTGAAGTTCTACGCTTCTGTCCGTCTGGATATCCGTCGCATTGGCGCGGTGAAAGATGGTGATAACGTGGTAGGTAGTGAAACCCGCGTCAAAGTCGTTAAAAACAAAATTGCTGCACCGTTTAAACAAGCTGAATTCCAGATCATGTACGGCGAAGGTATTAACTTCTACGGCGAACTGGTTGATCTGGGCGTGAAGCACAAGCTGATTGAAAAAGCGGGTGCATGGTACAGCTATAATGGTGAGAAGATTGGGCAGGGCAAATCAAATTCCAGTAACTTCCTGAAAGAGAACAAGCCAATGGCTGTCGAAATCGAGAAGAAACTGCGTGACATGCTGCTCAATAACCAGGATGGCACACCAGACTTCGTCGTTGATGACCACGACAAAGACGTTGCCGAAACCAAAGAAGACTTCTAA
- a CDS encoding regulatory protein RecX: MPAESTSRRSPYSRLLDKATRILAMRDHSEQELRRKLTAQPTFPGKPKTDEDPFTPEDIEKVIAWCYEHRWLDDELFATRFIASRGRKGYGPQRIRQELQSKGISRETGEAAMLNCEIDWQVMAQEIAERKFGEPLPTEWKERARVQRFLLYRGFFMEDIQGVYSR; encoded by the coding sequence ATGCCTGCTGAATCTACTTCCCGCCGCAGCCCATATTCCCGATTATTAGACAAAGCCACTCGCATTTTGGCGATGCGCGATCACAGCGAACAAGAACTTCGTCGCAAACTGACGGCCCAGCCGACTTTTCCCGGAAAACCAAAAACAGACGAAGATCCTTTTACGCCAGAAGATATCGAAAAGGTAATTGCCTGGTGTTATGAACATCGCTGGCTGGATGACGAACTTTTCGCAACACGCTTTATCGCCAGTCGTGGCCGCAAAGGTTATGGCCCGCAGCGTATTCGCCAGGAATTACAAAGCAAAGGTATTTCGCGAGAGACGGGGGAAGCCGCTATGCTGAATTGCGAAATAGACTGGCAGGTGATGGCACAAGAAATTGCTGAGCGAAAATTTGGTGAGCCGCTTCCAACAGAATGGAAAGAACGAGCCAGGGTGCAGCGCTTTCTTCTATACCGCGGATTCTTCATGGAAGATATCCAGGGCGTTTATTCACGGTAA